The window CTGCAAACCCTGCCGCAGCAGATCGAGCGATTTCGCACGCGCTTCCTGCACGCGCGCGGCTGGTACGAATGCAAAACGCCGGAGGGCGCGGTCGCGCGCGCCGACATGCCGTCGACGACGCCCTATCACTTGGCAACCGCCTACGCGTCGCTGCCTTCTAATTGATCGACGAACGCTCGGCAGGCGAGGCGATCGTAAGCGGCGTTGCACGGGACCGCTTTGCGTGGGACTCACTGTGGGCCTGGAGTAGCCGCTAAAGCGCTAACTCCGGTCGACAAAAAAACGCCGGCATATAAGCCGGCGCCAACTCCTACCCCAAAAACGCTGTCCGCGATCAGTACGCCGCCTGCGCCAAGCCTGCCGGTTCGATGCCGTTGGCCAAGAACCGCGCTTCGCCCAGCACCGTGTTCGAAATCTCGAACACCGAAACGGCCTCCTTCAACTGCCGCGTCTGATCGTGCAGCGACGAAGCCGCAGCCGCCGCTTCCTCGACTAGCGCCGCGTTCTGCTGCGTCATCTGATCCATCTGCACGACCGCCTGATTGACCTGCTCGATCCCGGTGCTCTGTTCGAGCGACGACGCGCTGATCTCCGACATCATCTGCGCGACACGCGAAATCGACGTCGACACGTTCTGCATCGCCTCGCCCGCGCGCTCGACGAGCTCCGAGCCGCCTTCGATTTGCGCGACCGATTCGCTGATCAGCGCCTTGATCTCCTTGGCCGACTGCGCGCTGCGCTGCGCGAGACCGCGCACTTCGCCCGCGACGACCGCGAAGCCGCGCCCCTGCTCGCCCGCGCGCGCCGCCTCGACCGCCGCGTTCAGCGCGAGGATGTTGGTCTGGAATGCGATGCCGTCGATCACCGTGATGATTTCGGCGATACGGTCCGAGCTTTGCGCGATCGCGCGCATCTTCTGCACGACGCCGTCGACGACGCCGCTCCCGCGCGAGGTCGCCTCGAGTGCGTCGTCGGCAAGCGCGTTCGCGGAGCGCGCGTGATCGGCGTTCTGGCGCACGGTCGCGGTCAGCTCCTCCATGCTCGACGCCGTTTCTTCGAGCGACGCGGCCTGGCTCTCGGTCCGGGCCGACAAATCCGCGTTGCCGGTGGCGATTTCATCGGCGCCGAGGTGGATCGAGTCGGCCGCGTCGCGCACGGTCTTCACGGTGCGCGCGACGCTCGCCTGCATCCGCGCGAGCCCGTCGAACAGGTGGCCGATCTCGTTGGTGCCGCGCTGCGTGATCGGCTGGTTGAGCCGGCCAAGCGCGATCCGGTCGAAATGGCGGCCGGCCTCTTCGAGCGGCGCGACGACGCCTCGCTTCAACGCGACATACACGGCGACCGTGCCCGCCAACAGCGCGACGAGAATCACGATGCTCACCGTGCGGAATACCGCGAGACGCGCATCGATCGAATCGATCGACGCCTGGCTCGCCGCATCGCCGAACTGCGAGAAGTTGTGCTGCTCGGCGAGATAGGCGTCCTGGAACGACTGCGTCGGCTGATCGAGGAACGCCTGCACGTTGCCGGCGTCGAGGTACTGCACCAGCTCGCCCAGCGCCGTGTGCAGCTTCTGATACTTCTCCGCGAGCGCCGCGGCGCGGGCGCTGTTTTCGTCGCTGGTCTTCGTTACGCTGCTGAACTTCGCGAACGATTGGTCGGCGAGCGCGAGCTGGTCGCGTGCGTGCTGCACGATGTCGGTGGGCTCGGTGCCGCCGCGTACCATGCGCGTGCCGGCGCGCGACAGGTTGATGCGCGCGTCCATCAGATGCTGGGTCGTCTCGTTGACCGCATCGACCTGCTTCAGTGCGACGTTAGCCAGATCGCCCACGTCGCTGTGCGTGGTCGTCAGCGACCAGAAACCCAAACCCGCTGTGACGAGCTGAAGCAGACAGAATGCGGCCAACACAGACAGCAGGCCGGAAGCGAGTTTGATCTTGCTGAACATCGTGAATACCTGAAAAAACCTAGAGAAAAACCACTGCACAGAACCACTGTGCTCGTTTACGGCACGGAGAACGTTTGCTTGAGTGCGGATCGCGCGATTTGTGCAAACTGCGGGAGGACGCGATGCTTACGGCGAATTTCGATCAATTTGCACAACAATTCGGGTCAATCGCTTCGAATTGCCTTGACTCGGCACACGGGCGCTTCCTAGAGTGAAGCCAACCAAAACCCGGGGGATCGAGGATGACCGATTTCGTAGATCTCGCGCGCAGTGCGCTGCACGCCCAGCCTTTCAGCATGCTGCTCGGCACCGAATTGATGCACGTCGGCACGCGCGAGCTGGCGCTGCGCTTGACGATTCGTGACGAGCTTCGCCAGCAGCACGGCTTCGTGCACGGCGGCGTCATCAGCTATCTCGCCGATAACGCGCTCACCTTCGCAGGGGCGCTGGCGCTCGGTCCGAGGGTGGTCACCATGGAGTACAAGATCAACTACTTGAGGCCCGCCGTGAACGGCACGCTGATCGCGCGCGCCGAGCTGGTCTACGCGGGGCGCGGGCATGCGACCTGCCAATGCAACGTGTTCGTCATCGACGGGGACAAGGAAAAGCTGGTCGCGATCGCGCAGGGGACCATCAATCGCGTGGGGGATGGGGGAGAGGGAGGAGAAAGCGCCGCCTCGCGCGAGACGGCGCCCAACTGAAGCGCGGCTGATTGGGCCGCGCTAGTTCACGGACTTATTCCGCCGCATAAGTCCGCTGCTGCTGCTCGCCGAGCCCTTGGATGCCGAGGCGTATCGTCTGGCCCGGCTTCAAGTACACCGGGTTCGGCTTCACGCCCATGCCGACGCCCGGCGGCGTGCCGGTCGAGATCACGTCGCCCGGCTGCAGGCTCATGCATTGCGACAGATACGACACCAGCTTCGCGACGCCGAACACCATCGTGCGCGTGTTGCCGTTCTGGTAGCGATGGCCGTCCACCTCGAGCCACAGGTCGAGCTGCTGCGGATCGGCCACTTCGTCGCGCGTAACGAGCCACGGACCGATCGGGCCGAAGGTGTCGAAGCCCTTGCCCTTGTCCCACTGGCCGCCGCGCTCGATTTGCCATTCGCGCTCGGACACATCGTTGACGACGCAGTAACCCGCCACGTAATCGAGCGCATGCGCTTCGTCGACATACTTGCAGGACTTGCCGATCACGACGCCCAACTCGACTTCCCAATCGGTCTTCTTCGAGCCGCGCGGAATTTCGACGTCGTCGTTCGGGCCGACGATCGCGCTCGTCCACTTGTTGAAGACGACGGGCTCGGTGGGCACCGGCAAGCCCGATTCCGCCGCGTGGTCCGCGTAATTGAGGCCGATGCAGACCAGCTTGCCGACATTGCCCACGCACGCGCCGATACGCGGGTTGCCGGAGACGAGCGGAAGCGATTTCGGATCGACGCCGCGCAGCTTGCCGAGACCGGCATCGGTCAGCACATCGCCGGCGATATCGCGCACGACACCCGACAAGTCGCGAATCTTGCCGTCAGCATCGAGCAAACCCGGCTTTTCCTGGCCCTTCGGCCCATAACGAAGCAGTTTCATCGTTGCACTTCCTCACGTCTCGTTCAGTTGATGTAAAAGCGAACCGGTTAATTCGGTTCTCCTATCGAACGCGCGCCCATACGATCGGCTTACGTTCGACAGGCGATGCCCCTCGAATCATTCTTTTGTTCGACGCGGCCGGCCTAGGCACGGTCAGTTCGACCAGCCGCCATCGATCACATGCGCGTGCCCGGTGGTGAACGCCGACTCGTCCGACGCCAAATATAACGCCAATGCGGCAATCTCATCCGCCTTGCCCACGCGCCCCATCGGCTGACGCGCGACAAACGCGGCGCGCACGGCCTCGATCGTCGCGCCCTGCGCTTTCGCCTGCGCGGCGATGCGATCCTCCAGCGACGGCGACTCGACCGTGCCCGGGCAAATCGCATTGCAGCGGATGCCGCGCGTAATGAAGTCGGCCGCGACCGCCTTCGTCAAACCGATCACCGCCGCCTTCGATGCGCCGTACACGCAGCGGTTCGGCACGCCCTTGATGCTCGACGCCGCCGACGAAATGTTGATGATCGACCCGCCGCCCTTTTCCAGCATCGCCGGCAGGAATGCGCGGATCATCCTGAACATCGCCTTCACGTTCAGATCGAACGCGAAGTCCCAATCCTCCTCGCTCGCCTCCAGAATCGAGCCCGCGTGCACGAAGCCGGCGCAGTTGAACAGCACGTCGATCGCGCCGACTTCGGCGGCGAGCGCCTTGATCGCCGCGCCGTCGCGCACGTCGAGCTTGCGGACTTCAAACGGGCGGTTGGCGAGGCCGTCGATGCGGATATCGGTGGCGATCACACGCGCACCCTCGCGCGCGAACGCTTCGGCCGTCGCGAGGCCAATGCCTTGCGCGGCGGCGGTAATCAAGGCCGTCTTCCCGGCCAGTCTTTGTACCATCTGCGGCTCCCCATGAAATGGCGTCTGAGACATAACGAGTATTGCAGTACGCACTCAACGAACGCGCAATACGGATTGCACATCGTCTCTTGCGTATTACGGATTGCGCGTTTTACAGGCGATAGAACGCGCTCGCGTTGGCGCCGAAAATCGCGTCGCGCTCCCCATCGGACAGATCGGCGACGAGCGCGTTCGCACACGCGTGCCAGAGCAGGTAGTCGCCGTTCAGGTTGAGCACCGGCCAGTCGCTGCCCCACATCAGGCGGGCCGGGCCGAAATGGGCGAGAAGATGGGCGACATAGGGCGCGAGCGTCGCTTCGCTCCAGCCCGCGGCGGCTTCGGTCGCGAGCCCCGAGAGCTTGCAGTGGATGTTCGGCAATGCAGCCAGGCGTGCGATGCCGTCCGCCCACGGTTGCCAGCCTGCAGCGCCGTCGCGGATCGGCGGCTTCGCGCCATGATCGACGACGATGCGCACCGCCGGAAAGCGCGTCGCGAACGTGTGGAGCGCGTCGACGTGGCGCGCGAAGATGAGCGCATCGAAAGCGAGGTCGTGGGCGATGAGCGCTTCGATAGCGGGCGCGAGCGCGGGGTTCGCGATCCAGTTGTCGTCGGGCAGGTCCTGCAGCATCGGCCGGACGCCTTTGAATTTGGGTTCAGACGCGAGCTCGGCGATCAGCGACGGCGCGTCCGGGTCCTCGAGCGGCACCCAGCCGACGACGCCCGCCACCGATGCCTCGCGACGCGCGATATCGAGCAAATAGCGCGTTTCGGCCACCGTCGGCGCGGCCTGCACGATCACCGTGCGATCGACGCCTGCGCGCTCGAGCCATGGCGCGAGGTCGGCAGGACCGAACTCGCGGTAGAGCGTGCCGAGCTGCGGCGTGAGCCATCCGTAGTCGCCGCGCTGCGGATTCCAGAAGTGCTGGTGGGCGTCAATTCGCATGGTGAGTTGGCCGGTCTATGAGCTTGGCACCGGCGCGGAGGCATCGAGCAGACCTTGCTCACGCAACTCGGACCACAGCGTCGGCGGAATCGGCCGCGAGAACGACGCGACGTTTTCGCGTAATTCGTCCGCGCTGCGCGCGCCGGTCAGCACGGTCGCGACCGCCGGATGCGCGTAAGGAAACTGCAATGCAGCCGCCGCGATCGGCACGTTGTGTGCCTTGCAGACACGCTCGATACGCGCCACGCGATCGATGATGTCAGGCGGCGCCGCGCCGTAGTTGAACTTGAGATCGCCTTCGACGCCGCGCGCGAGGATGCCCGAATTGAACGCGCCGCCAAGCAGGATGCTGACGCCGCGCTTTTCGCAAGCGGGCAGCAGATCGGCGAGCGTCGTTTGCTCGAGCAGCGTGTAGCGGCCGGCAAGCAACGCGCAGTCGATGTCGAACGCATCCATCGCTTCGAGGATCGCCGCGCCTTCGTTCACGCCGAGTCCGACCGCTTTCACCGCGCCCGATCCGCGCAATTCGTCCAGCGCCCGGAAACCGCCACCCTGCATCAATTGATTCCAGTAATGCGCGTTGCGCTCGCCATGCGTCACGCGGCCGATGTCGTGGATCAGCAGGATGTCGATTTCGACGATGCCGAGCCGCTGCTGGCTGTCTTCGAACGAACGCAGGATGCCGTCGTAGGTGTAGTCGTAGATCGCTTCGAACGGCAGCGGGTTTTGCCAGCCTTCGGGGTTGTGCGCGGCGTCAAAGGGCGTCTTGCGCGGCACGAAGCGCCTTCCGACTTTCGTCGACAGCACGTATTGGTCACGTGGATAGTGCCGCAGCGCATGGCCGAGCCGATGCTCGGCGAGCGTATTGCCGTAGTGCGGCGCGGTATCGAAATAGCGAACGCCCGCGCGCCACGCGGCGTCGATCGTCGCGTGCGCGTCGTCGTCGGACAAATCGCGATACAGCCCGCCAAGCGGCGCCGTGCCGAGCGACAGCCCCGTGACTGCGAGGTCGCGCACGCCGATTTTGCGGCGTTGCGTCACGTTCGATTGAACGGCATCGGTCATGGACAAAGTCTCCGCGTTCAATGCGATGTTATCTCCACGACGCGCTGCGCGTGCGCCGCCGCGCTCGACGGCAGGCACGCCGGTCCGACCGGCTCGAACGACTTGTAGGTGAGGATGAATTCCTGGTGGCCGAGCGCTTCCGATTTCGACGCGCCGCCCGCCGCCACCGCAAGCGTCTGGTCGAACACTTCGCGGCCGACTTCGTCGAGCGTCGCGCGGCCTTCGAGAATGCGGCCCGCGTCGACATCCATGTCGCCCGACAAGTTGCGGTACGTCGCCGGATTCGCGCACACCTTGATGACGGGCGAGATCGCCGAGCCCACCACCGAGCCGCGCCCCGTCGTAAACAGAATCAGATGCGCGCCGCACGCGATCAGCTCGCCGATCTCGGCGTTGTCGCTAATGTTCGGAAAGCCGAAGCGCGGCTCGCCGTCGGGGACGACGTCGAGCAGATAGAGGCCGCCCGTCGGCGGCACGTCGCCGGGTTTCACGATGCCGACGATCGGCGACGCCCCGCTCTTCGCATACGCGCCGAGCGATTTTTCCTCCTGCGTCGTGAGCCCGCCGTCCGCGTTGCCGACCGCGAAGCTGCCGTGGCCGAGGATCGAGTAATAGCGCGCCGCCTTGCTCACGCATTGCACGATCGCATCGCCCAAATCGGGCCGCGCCGCGCGGCTCTTCATGTGGTATTCGCAGCCGACCAGTTCGCCCGTTTCCTCGAAGATGCAGGTCGCGCCCGCGTCGATTAGATGATCGAACGCGCGGCCAACGGCCGGGTTGGCGGTGATGCCGCTCGTGCCGTCCGAGCCGCCGCAGATCGTGCCGATCACGAGCTCGCCGAGCGCCATCGGCACCTTCTCCTGCGCGGCCAGCTGCACGCGCGCCTTCTTCACCCAATCGACGCCGTATTGAATCGTGCTGCGCGTGCCGCCCTTCTCCTGAATCGTCAGCACCTCGACCGGCCGGCCGCTTTCGCGCACGACGTCGGCCAGATAGTGCTTGTTCATGCTCTCGCAGCCGAGCGACACGAACAGCACTGCGCCGACGTTCGGATGCGTCGTCAGCTGCTGCATCATCTTTTCCGCGTACTCGTTCGGATAACAGCCCGGAAAGCCGATCAGGTGCACCGGCGGCTCGCGTTCTGCATCCAGCGCCAGGGGATCATCGAACGCGTCGAGCGACTCGCGAAACTCGGCGACGATCTCGCGCGCGACGTGATGCGCGCATTCGACTAGATACGCCACCGCAACGACATTGCGAATGCCCTTGCGGCCGTCGCCGCGCAAGTAGCCGCGCAGCGCGGGCTGCACCGAGTTGGCGTTCGTTGGAGCTTGAGTAGAAGCAGTCATGTTGTTTCCTGAAACAGCGACAGCATCAGCGGCCGAGTGAAACGCGCGGCAGTCAGTGATGCACGAATTCGTGGCCTGCGTCGTGCGTATAAGTCGGCAGGTAGTCGCTTTCGACGTTGTGGGTGTGCAGGTGCTCGCCGCGTTCGACGCGCACCGTCACGTGACCGATCACCGCGCCGTAGCGCAGCACCTTGGCGTCCTTCTCGATCGGATGGCGCGCGACTTTGTGGCCGAGTTCGATCGTCTTGGCGAGCGTCACATGCTCGCCTTCGATGTCGATCGCCTCGCCCGCTTCGAGCCGCGCCGCTGCGATCAGGCAGTTATCGCCCGGATTCAGCAGGATCAGCCGCACATCGGTATGGAGTTGACGTTCACTGCTCAAGAAAGCCTCCCAGGTTGCCTTGGCCTGTCCATGTGAAGAACAGGCCCTCGTTCTAGTTCTGTCCTTCGCCGCCCGCGATGCGCGCCACCATCAGCGAGCCGAGGATGATTGCGCCGTAGATCGCCTGAATCCAGAACGACGGCACTTGCGCGAGCGTCAAGAGGTTCTGCACGACGCCGAGCAGCAGCACGCCCGTCAGCGCGCCGAGCATCGTGCCCTTGCCGCCGTCGAGCGAAATGCCGCCGATCACCGCCGCGGCGAACACCGTGAAGATCATCCCGTTGCCCTGGTTCGCGTTGATCGCGCCGACGTAGCCCGTCACGATCAGCCCGCCGAGCGCGGCCAGCACGCTGCCGAGCACGAACACGCCCCACCTGATGCGCTCGACGCGAATCCCCGCGGCGCGTGCGGCCTGCGGGTTGCCGCCGATCGCGTAGAGCGCGCGGCCGAGCCGGTGATAGCGCAGCATGAACGCGGCGATCGCGAACGCCACCGCCGCGAGCCACACCGACACCGGCAGGCCGAGCACGATCGTCGTCGCGAGCGCGAAGAATGCGGGCGGCATGTCGAACAGCGTGCCGCCCTTGGTTGCGCCCACCAGCATCCCGCGCAGCACGATCAGCATCGCGAGCGTGACGATGAACGCGTTCAACTGCAGCCGGACGACCAGAAAGCCGTTGATGAAACCGATCAGCGCGCCGACCGCGAGAATCGCGATCAGCCCTGCAAACGTGGGCCATTCCGATCCGAATCCGGCGGACGCTGCCGGCATCACGAGCATCGCGCCGATCGCAGGCGCGATGCCGACCGTCGATTCGAGCGACAAATCGAACTTGCCCGTGAGCACGATCAGCGATTCGGCGAGCACGACGAGCGCGAGCGCCGCCGAGGCGCCGAGAATGCTGATCAGATTCGCCTTCGTCAGAAAACTCGGGCTCACGAATGCGCCGATCACGAGCAGCAGCACGAGCGCCGGCACGAGCGCCAAGTCGCGCAAGCGCGCGATCTCGATGCGCGGTGCGCGGCCGCGCGCGGCACCCAACGTCTGGCCCGCAACCAACGCGGGGGTCACACTATTCTTCATGGAGACTGACTCCTTCGACGGATGCGATCAGGTCGTTGTCTTGCCAACCCGCAGGGAATTCGGCGGCGACGCGTCCGCGGAACATCACGAGGACGCGATCGCAGGTACGCAAGTCGTCGAGCTCGCCGGACACGACGAGCACCGCCTTGCCCTCGTCGCGCACGCGATCGACGACCGACAGCAGCGCTTCTTTCGATTTGACGTCGACGCCGGCGGTCGGGTCGATGAGCACCAGCACGTTCGGATCGTTCGCGAGCGCGCGCGCCATCACGACCTTCTGCTGATTGCCGCCTGAAAGACCCGACACGACCTGCTCGGGCCCTTGCGCGACGATGCCGAGCGACTCGATCGCGCTACGGCCGAACGCGTGCTTTTTCGCAGGCGGCACGATGCCGAACTTGCCCATGAGACGCGCAATCGTCATCGACGCGTTCTCCGCGATCGATTGCGTCAACACGAGCCCTTCGTGATGGCGATCCTTCGGCACGCAGCCGACGCCGCGTGCGAGCGCCGCGGGCACGTTGCCGGGCGGCAGCGCGTCGCCGCCGACGCGGATCTCGCCGCGCTGCTGGGCGCGCAGGCCCGCGATCGCTTCGGCGACGCTCGTGCGCCCGCTGCTCGTCGCCCCCGTGAGACCGACGACTTCGCCACGGTTCACGTTGAACGACACGTCTTCGTAATCGTGGCCGTGGAGCTTCGAGACTTCCAGCGCGACCGGCGTATCGGCGGCCAGCGCCGCGCGCGACGCCGCATCGGTGACGGCCAGCCCGCCGCGCTCGCCCGTCATCGCTTCGATCAGCTTGTCGCGCGGCATGGCGCTGACCGGCGCGCTGACGATGTGCCGCGCGTCGCGCAGCACGGTCACCGCCTGGCAGATGTCATAGACCTCTTGCAGATGATGCGAGATGAAGAGAAACGTCACGCCCTCGGCCTGCAGCTCGCGAATGCGCGTGAAGAGCCGCTTGATTTCGTCGCCGTCGAGCTGGGCGGTGGGCTCGTCGAGGATGATGAAACGCGCGCCGTACGACAGCGCCCGCGCGATCTCGACAAGCTGCCGCGCCTCCACCGTGAGATCGCCCGCGCGCGCGTCCTCGCGCACGTCGATCTTCCAGTGGTGGAGCAGCGCACGCGCATCGCGGCGCATCCCCTTCCAGTCGATGACGCCGCGGATGACGCCGCGCCGCGACGGCTGCCGGTTGACGAACAGATTCTCCGCGACGGTCAAGTCGCGGATGATCGTCGAATGCTGATAGACACACGCGACGCGCTCACGCCACGCGTCGCGATCCGCGATCGGCGGCGCGGCGACGCCGCCGAAGCGCACCTCGCCGACATCGGGCTTGCGCAGGCCGGTGAGGATCGACACCAGCGTCGACTTGCCCGCCCCGTTGCGCCCGACGAGCGCATGCGACTCGCCCGGCATCACGCGCAGGCTCACGTCCTGCAGCGCGGCCGTCGAGCCGAAGCGCTTCGTCACGTTCAGCGCTTCGACCACCGGCGGGCGTTCCTGCTCGGCTGGTGTCGTCGGCACGCTCATTTGACCGTGTTGCCCCACAGGTTCTTGTCGTCGACGTTCGCCTTCGTCACGAGCGGCGCGGGCAATTGATCCTCGAGCACGCCCGGCTGCAGCTGAACGATGTTGCTGCCGTGATCGGTCGGGCCCGGCTTGAAGGTCTTGCCCGCGAGCGTCGCCTGGATGTAGTAGAGGCCGTACTTCGCGTACAGGTCGGCCGGCTGCGAAACCGTCGCGTCGATCTCACCCTTGCGGATCGCTTCGAACTCTTGCGGGATGCCGTCGTTGCTGACGATCACGATGTGCTTCGGATCGCCTGCCGGGACCAGCAGCTGCTTGCGGCGCAGCGTCTGCAGCGTCGGCGAGAGATACACGCCGCCCGCCTGCATATAGATCGCTTTGACGTCGGGGTTCGCGGTGAGCAGGCTGTCGAGCGCGGTGGCCGCCACGTCGCCCTTCCAGCTCGCCGGGATTTCGAGCAGCGACAGGTTCGGGTACTGCTTGAGGCACGAGCGGAACGCTTCGGAGCGGTCGCGGCCGTTCACCGACGCGAGGTCGCCCATGATCTGCACGACCTTGCCCGCTTTCACGTGCTCGCCGATGTACTTGCACGCCTGCTCGCCGTACGCGCGGTTGTCGGCTCGCACGACCATCGCGACCTTGCCTTGCGTCGGCGCGACGTCGACGGCCACCACCGGCACGTTCTTCACCGCGGCGGCATCGAGCGCGCGGCTAATCGCCGCCGAATCGAGCGGCCCGACCACGATGCCCTTGGCACCGAGGTTGAGCAGATTGTTCATGTCGGTGATCTGCTGGGCCGGATCGCCGTTCGAATTGACGGGTGCGAGCACGGGAATGCCCATCTGCTTCGCGTACTGCGTCAGATAGTTGTTGTACGACTGCCAGAACGGCGACGTGAGAAGCGGCAAGCCCAGACCGACCTTGCCGGTTTCGGCGGCGCGCGCCGGGCCGTTCAAGGCAAGGGCGGCCACGCAAGCCGCGCCGGCGGTCAGCGTGAGCATGCCCCGAATAAAGCGACGGGCCGCACGCGGCCCTTGGATGAACGTCATGCTTTGTCTCCTGATTGCGTTGTTGAACTGCCTGTAAGACTGTCCCGCGCTTTTTTGTTGTGGAACGCTATTTCATTCATCAGTGAACGTATTATTCATATACGGACTTTTTGAAGTCAAGGATGAGCAGCGCACAAAGGCATTCGTGTTTTCCCTAGCGCCTCGAGGGCCGGCATGCCCGTACGCTCACTCGTGCCCGCAGGGAAAAGCAAAATGAAAAACTTCGGAGGAGAGCCCGATCACCATGGAACCGGTCACCAAAGAGCCAGAAGAGAAGGACGACGCCGACCGCTACCGCGCCCCCGCGCTCGACAAGGGGCTCGACATCCTCGAGCTGCTCGCCGAGCAGAAAGAGGGGCTGACGCGCGCCGAGATCACGAAGCGGCTCGGGCGCAACGCGAGCGAGATGTATCGGATGCTCGAGCGGCTCGTCGCTCGCCAATATGTGGTGCGCTCGGCGGCAGGCGATCGCTATTCGCTGAGCTTGAAGCTGTTCGCACTCGCGCATCGGCATCCGCCGACGAACCGGCTGATCGCGGAAGCGCTGCCGCTGATGCAGCGCTTCGCGGACGAGGCGGAGCAATCGTGTCATCTGGCTGTCTACGATCGCGGCAATCTGCTCGTGGTCGCGCAGGTGGACGGGCCGGGCACGTGGGGGATGTCGGTGCGGCTCGGGTCGCGGGTCGGGTTGATCGATACCGGGTCGGGGCGCGTGATGCTCGCGTTTCAGACGCGAGAGCATCGCGCGCATATGCTCGCCGAACATACGAAGGTCAAGGGTGAAGTGACGATCGATGTCGAGGAGTTGGAGAAGGTCTGCGAACGCGTTCGCGCCGACGGGCATTCGCAGAAGGACAGTCAGCAGATTTTCGGCGTGACGGACGTGACGTTTCCGATTCTCGGGCCATCGGGGCATGCGCTGGCGGCGCTGACGTGCCCGTATTTGCGGCGGATCGATGAGTATGTGGCGCCGTCGATCGAGGCGGTGACGGGGATGTTGAGCGAGACGGTGAAAGGGCTTTCGGTGTTGGGGGAGGAATAGGGAGGGTTCCTGTACGGCGATGCTCGCAGGCAGTACCACTTTGCAGCACCATGCCGCCCTATGAAGAAGCGAGCCCATCTAAAGACCCTGGAACTCATCTTTGC is drawn from Trinickia violacea and contains these coding sequences:
- a CDS encoding sugar ABC transporter substrate-binding protein; protein product: MLTLTAGAACVAALALNGPARAAETGKVGLGLPLLTSPFWQSYNNYLTQYAKQMGIPVLAPVNSNGDPAQQITDMNNLLNLGAKGIVVGPLDSAAISRALDAAAVKNVPVVAVDVAPTQGKVAMVVRADNRAYGEQACKYIGEHVKAGKVVQIMGDLASVNGRDRSEAFRSCLKQYPNLSLLEIPASWKGDVAATALDSLLTANPDVKAIYMQAGGVYLSPTLQTLRRKQLLVPAGDPKHIVIVSNDGIPQEFEAIRKGEIDATVSQPADLYAKYGLYYIQATLAGKTFKPGPTDHGSNIVQLQPGVLEDQLPAPLVTKANVDDKNLWGNTVK
- a CDS encoding IclR family transcriptional regulator translates to MEPVTKEPEEKDDADRYRAPALDKGLDILELLAEQKEGLTRAEITKRLGRNASEMYRMLERLVARQYVVRSAAGDRYSLSLKLFALAHRHPPTNRLIAEALPLMQRFADEAEQSCHLAVYDRGNLLVVAQVDGPGTWGMSVRLGSRVGLIDTGSGRVMLAFQTREHRAHMLAEHTKVKGEVTIDVEELEKVCERVRADGHSQKDSQQIFGVTDVTFPILGPSGHALAALTCPYLRRIDEYVAPSIEAVTGMLSETVKGLSVLGEE
- a CDS encoding sugar ABC transporter ATP-binding protein, encoding MSVPTTPAEQERPPVVEALNVTKRFGSTAALQDVSLRVMPGESHALVGRNGAGKSTLVSILTGLRKPDVGEVRFGGVAAPPIADRDAWRERVACVYQHSTIIRDLTVAENLFVNRQPSRRGVIRGVIDWKGMRRDARALLHHWKIDVREDARAGDLTVEARQLVEIARALSYGARFIILDEPTAQLDGDEIKRLFTRIRELQAEGVTFLFISHHLQEVYDICQAVTVLRDARHIVSAPVSAMPRDKLIEAMTGERGGLAVTDAASRAALAADTPVALEVSKLHGHDYEDVSFNVNRGEVVGLTGATSSGRTSVAEAIAGLRAQQRGEIRVGGDALPPGNVPAALARGVGCVPKDRHHEGLVLTQSIAENASMTIARLMGKFGIVPPAKKHAFGRSAIESLGIVAQGPEQVVSGLSGGNQQKVVMARALANDPNVLVLIDPTAGVDVKSKEALLSVVDRVRDEGKAVLVVSGELDDLRTCDRVLVMFRGRVAAEFPAGWQDNDLIASVEGVSLHEE
- a CDS encoding ABC transporter permease, with the translated sequence MKNSVTPALVAGQTLGAARGRAPRIEIARLRDLALVPALVLLLVIGAFVSPSFLTKANLISILGASAALALVVLAESLIVLTGKFDLSLESTVGIAPAIGAMLVMPAASAGFGSEWPTFAGLIAILAVGALIGFINGFLVVRLQLNAFIVTLAMLIVLRGMLVGATKGGTLFDMPPAFFALATTIVLGLPVSVWLAAVAFAIAAFMLRYHRLGRALYAIGGNPQAARAAGIRVERIRWGVFVLGSVLAALGGLIVTGYVGAINANQGNGMIFTVFAAAVIGGISLDGGKGTMLGALTGVLLLGVVQNLLTLAQVPSFWIQAIYGAIILGSLMVARIAGGEGQN